A section of the Paenibacillus yonginensis genome encodes:
- a CDS encoding sensor histidine kinase: MRIGYIYRNYFKNNLFMRMLLIFVGIAVVTIITLSYLMFKSLSQAIINRELDSQKSAMESVNRYMASRYEAVQNMVRDMYRNETLYANINYLMEHNYSEYVQHRMDQFYNEISDSTDALQYLQNLMDENSDFTNLILYSSESQVLTSFNINKQFKQVSVQLTHSYIPDVMAMESKNITAPNYWIRKAVNQTNPALYAVRVPINNRQTLKNAGQLVVFLDSESISSALSGYRNSLKGEIVVLSTDDVVLYDSKGKYYGQKYPYVNMKDALYDNPDNIPMNKDQSLYINKLIAADDGYVVIGSMPKSVVADAYSGIRKTIITISVFCILFAICIPIIFVMSFANRTNQIIKFTRKVKNGDLSARIDDPREDELGQISRSFNDMLNELNLYIERVYKAEIKQKETELVALQARVSPHFLYNTLEVIRMRAISQGARDVGDMIYSLSVLFKNLVKQKTPYTLKDELESCRLYLELFRIRYKDKFNYSITPEPYLDHKIVTKLSLQPIIENYIVHGIRTDRDDNRLSIRIWTEGEVLIAEISDNGKGIEAGRLDEIKEVLENAEETGEMFGLRSVHSRLRYLYGPEYGLSITSRPGEGTTVQVKYPNREEVGAEHV; encoded by the coding sequence ATGAGGATCGGTTACATCTATAGGAATTACTTTAAAAATAACCTCTTTATGAGGATGCTCCTGATCTTTGTGGGAATCGCGGTTGTCACGATCATCACCTTGTCTTATCTGATGTTTAAGTCCTTATCCCAAGCGATCATTAACCGGGAGCTGGATAGCCAGAAGTCGGCTATGGAGAGCGTGAACCGGTACATGGCCTCGCGTTATGAGGCCGTTCAGAATATGGTCCGGGACATGTATCGCAATGAGACTTTGTATGCCAATATTAATTATCTTATGGAGCATAATTACTCGGAATATGTCCAGCATCGGATGGACCAGTTTTATAACGAAATAAGCGATTCGACAGATGCGCTTCAATATCTTCAGAATTTAATGGACGAGAACAGCGATTTCACAAATTTGATCCTGTACAGCTCGGAGAGTCAGGTTCTGACGTCCTTTAATATAAACAAGCAGTTCAAACAAGTGTCGGTTCAGCTAACCCATTCGTATATACCGGATGTAATGGCGATGGAGAGCAAAAATATTACGGCCCCGAACTATTGGATTCGAAAGGCTGTAAATCAGACCAATCCGGCTCTATATGCGGTCCGGGTGCCGATCAACAACCGTCAAACGCTAAAAAATGCGGGGCAGCTTGTTGTTTTTCTGGATTCCGAGAGCATCTCCTCTGCATTATCCGGATATCGGAATAGCCTGAAAGGCGAAATCGTCGTTCTTTCGACCGATGATGTCGTGCTGTACGATTCCAAAGGCAAGTATTACGGCCAGAAATACCCGTATGTCAACATGAAGGACGCGCTTTATGATAATCCGGATAACATCCCGATGAACAAGGATCAAAGTTTATATATCAACAAGCTGATTGCGGCGGATGACGGGTACGTGGTCATTGGTTCCATGCCCAAATCTGTAGTTGCTGATGCTTATTCGGGGATCAGGAAGACGATTATTACGATCAGCGTTTTTTGTATCTTGTTCGCGATCTGTATTCCGATCATTTTTGTAATGAGCTTTGCCAACCGGACCAATCAAATTATTAAATTTACCCGCAAGGTGAAAAATGGCGATTTGTCCGCCAGGATTGATGACCCCCGGGAGGATGAGCTCGGACAAATCTCCAGAAGCTTTAATGACATGTTGAATGAGCTTAACTTATACATTGAACGTGTATATAAAGCCGAGATCAAACAAAAAGAAACAGAACTGGTAGCCCTTCAGGCGCGGGTTAGTCCCCATTTTCTATACAACACGCTCGAGGTTATCCGCATGAGGGCGATTTCGCAGGGAGCCCGGGACGTCGGTGATATGATCTACAGCTTGTCTGTGCTGTTCAAGAACCTTGTAAAGCAGAAAACTCCTTACACGCTCAAAGATGAGCTGGAGTCCTGCCGCTTGTATCTCGAATTGTTCCGGATTCGCTACAAGGACAAATTCAACTATTCCATTACTCCAGAGCCCTATCTGGACCATAAAATCGTAACAAAACTTTCCCTGCAGCCTATAATTGAGAATTACATCGTGCATGGCATCCGGACAGACCGTGATGACAACCGCTTGTCGATCCGGATCTGGACAGAAGGGGAAGTGCTGATTGCCGAAATTTCGGATAATGGAAAAGGCATAGAAGCGGGGCGCCTGGATGAAATTAAAGAGGTGCTGGAGAATGCTGAGGAGACGGGGGAAATGTTTGGCCTGCGCAGCGTGCACAGCCGGCTGAGATATCTCTATGGGCCTGAATATGGACTGAGCATTACCAGCCGGCCGGGTGAAGGGACAACCGTCCAGGTAAAATATCCGAACCGTGAGGAGGTGGGGGCAGAACATGTATAA
- a CDS encoding response regulator transcription factor, whose product MYKVFIVDDEPFIIEGLYDILDWPSFGLEIVGQAENGQRALEALSARPVDVLITDISMPVMDGLSLIREARKLHPNLKVIILSGFNEFDYLKEGMKLGIENYLLKPINIDELESTLRNTIQKLDSTSSEELYDAFDVQIIKDNTLFRWLTGQMAAAEFEERADLLGLFLDRPFIATAVLRPVESGIDVFDWTRRRLAGEQGLTLFRDVDGDLVLIASIESWAEGKRDFTLLLEELSFELSELKRPVQISIGSVGEWPEEAAPSYREAKRALEYFMVYPDRRVMDITGLEAEDERESSEFTLQWPEYVKLILARDAEGLAQRIAYDFEQMRVLGGIGPQDLTNRALELVVRFKMELEEIRHTEEEAIFKRGLEKVRSSTAFGGLVQALQEVARETVYALLQDTKNPVVSQVLAHIHDHYADELSLKTLGAQYHIHPVYLGQLFHKETGESFAEYINKYRVEQAKYQLKHTNLKVQEIARNVGYWETGYFYKQFKKYVGISPTDFKAL is encoded by the coding sequence ATGTATAAAGTATTTATTGTCGATGATGAGCCGTTTATCATCGAAGGTTTATACGATATTCTGGATTGGCCTTCTTTCGGACTTGAGATCGTCGGACAGGCCGAGAATGGCCAGCGAGCACTAGAAGCGCTAAGCGCCAGACCGGTCGATGTACTGATTACAGATATCTCCATGCCGGTTATGGATGGACTCAGCCTGATCCGTGAAGCAAGGAAGCTGCACCCTAATTTAAAAGTCATTATCCTCAGCGGCTTTAACGAATTTGATTACTTGAAGGAAGGCATGAAGCTGGGCATTGAAAATTACCTGCTGAAGCCGATCAACATAGACGAGCTTGAGTCTACGCTGCGAAATACCATCCAGAAGCTGGACAGCACCAGCTCGGAAGAATTGTATGATGCCTTCGACGTTCAGATTATCAAAGACAACACGTTGTTTCGCTGGCTTACCGGACAAATGGCGGCGGCCGAATTTGAAGAACGGGCCGATTTGTTGGGTCTGTTCCTGGACCGGCCGTTTATTGCCACAGCGGTATTAAGACCGGTGGAGAGCGGGATCGATGTGTTTGACTGGACCCGGAGAAGGCTGGCTGGTGAACAGGGGTTGACCTTGTTCCGGGATGTGGACGGTGATCTGGTGTTAATCGCCTCCATAGAAAGCTGGGCCGAAGGAAAACGCGATTTCACCCTTCTGCTTGAGGAGCTGTCTTTTGAACTCTCGGAGCTGAAACGTCCCGTGCAGATCAGCATCGGAAGCGTGGGCGAGTGGCCGGAGGAAGCGGCTCCGAGCTACAGGGAAGCGAAGCGGGCACTGGAATACTTTATGGTTTATCCGGACCGGCGGGTGATGGATATCACCGGTCTGGAAGCGGAGGATGAAAGGGAAAGCTCTGAGTTTACCCTGCAATGGCCAGAATACGTAAAGCTGATTTTAGCCAGAGATGCGGAAGGACTGGCCCAGCGAATCGCGTATGATTTTGAGCAAATGCGGGTATTGGGAGGCATTGGGCCACAGGATTTGACCAACCGGGCGCTGGAACTGGTAGTCCGCTTCAAGATGGAGCTTGAAGAGATTCGCCATACGGAAGAAGAAGCCATCTTCAAGAGAGGACTTGAGAAGGTTCGCAGCAGCACCGCTTTTGGCGGGCTTGTTCAGGCCCTGCAGGAAGTGGCGAGGGAGACGGTGTACGCCCTGCTCCAGGACACCAAAAACCCGGTGGTCAGCCAGGTGCTGGCGCATATCCACGATCATTATGCGGACGAGCTTTCCTTAAAGACGCTTGGAGCCCAATATCATATCCACCCCGTTTACCTGGGACAGCTGTTCCATAAGGAGACGGGCGAATCCTTTGCCGAATATATCAACAAATACCGGGTTGAACAAGCGAAATATCAGCTCAAGCACACCAATCTGAAGGTGCAGGAAATCGCCAGAAACGTAGGGTACTGGGAGACCGGATATTTCT